Proteins encoded by one window of Muntiacus reevesi chromosome 6, mMunRee1.1, whole genome shotgun sequence:
- the LOC136170627 gene encoding small ribosomal subunit protein uS9-like: protein MPSKGPLQSVQVFRRKKTATAVAHCKRGNGLNKVNGRPLEMIEPRTLQYKLLEPVLLLGKERFAGVDIRVRVKGGSHVAQIYAIRQSISKALVAYYQKYVDEASKKEIKDILIQYDRTLLVADPRRC from the coding sequence ATGCCGTCCAAGGGCCCTCTGCAGTCAGTGCAAGTCTTCAGACGCAAGAAGACGGCCACCGCCGTGGCGCACTGCAAACGAGGTAACGGCCTCAACAAGGTGAACGGACGACCCCTGGAGATGATCGAACCGCGCACGCTGCAATACAAGTTACTGGAACCTGTTCTGCTCCTGGGCAAGGAGCGATTTGCTGGCGTGGACATCCGCGTCCGAGTGAAGGGTGGTAGTCACGTAGCCCAGATTTACGCCATCCGCCAGTCCATCTCCAAAGCCTTGGTGGCCTATTACCAGAAATACGTGGATGAGGCTTCCAAGAAGGAGATCAAAGACATCCTCATCCAGTACGACCGGACTCTGCTGGTAGCCGATCCCCGTCGCTGCTAA